In Arthrobacter sp. QXT-31, one genomic interval encodes:
- a CDS encoding GNAT family N-acetyltransferase, protein MSVIRPATPADVPIILQMIHELAVYEKEPDAVRNTPELLTEVLFGNNPRVYAHIAENEDGQVRGFALWFLNYSTWEGVHGIYLEDLYVTPEARGEGHGKALLQHLAATAFERGYARVEWSVLDWNEPSINFYRKLGAFPMEEWSTFRLTGAALAEFGSRTEVGVHG, encoded by the coding sequence ATGAGTGTAATCCGTCCCGCCACACCCGCCGATGTTCCCATAATCCTGCAGATGATCCACGAGCTGGCCGTATACGAAAAGGAGCCGGACGCGGTCCGGAACACGCCCGAGCTGCTCACCGAGGTCCTCTTCGGGAACAACCCGCGCGTTTACGCCCATATTGCCGAGAACGAGGACGGGCAGGTGCGCGGCTTCGCACTCTGGTTCCTCAACTACTCAACGTGGGAAGGCGTGCACGGGATCTACCTGGAGGACCTCTACGTCACCCCGGAAGCACGGGGCGAGGGCCACGGGAAGGCCTTGCTGCAGCACTTGGCCGCGACCGCCTTCGAACGCGGCTATGCGCGGGTCGAGTGGAGCGTACTGGACTGGAACGAACCGTCCATCAACTTCTACCGGAAGCTGGGAGCGTTCCCGATGGAGGAATGGTCCACGTTCCGGCTGACGGGAGCCGCGCTGGCCGAGTTCGGGAGCCGCACCGAAGTTGGTGTCCATGGCTGA
- a CDS encoding alpha/beta fold hydrolase codes for MRTVEHCFRVPLDHFADQAADAAAETITVFAREYVSAEHTEAEAAELPWLLYLQGGPGGRGNRFASLGGWSKAAAKDFRILMLDQRGTGLSSPIDRNTLPLRGDAPAQASYLKHFRADSIVADAELIRQALGAEPWTVYGQSYGGFCALTYLSFAPTGLREVLITGGLAPLKGSPDRVYRETFRRVAARNAEYFGWYPEDREAVNRIVDHLRSTPEYLPDGSPLTVERFQMVGSFLGGNTRVDSLHNLLEDAFVETPCGARLSDPFLEQVRAHVSRASNPLYALMHESIYAQGAATGWAAWRVLEEFPEFGPDAAEVLLTGEMVYPWYFDQDPALRPLGEVAELLAAETGWKPLYDTAQLAANIVPAAAAVYRDDIYVDHGLSMETAAAVRKLKTWETGEFHHDGIADDGEAIFSRLLGMVRSVR; via the coding sequence ATGCGCACGGTGGAGCACTGCTTCAGGGTGCCGCTGGACCATTTTGCGGACCAGGCCGCCGATGCCGCGGCTGAGACCATCACCGTCTTCGCCCGCGAGTACGTTTCCGCCGAGCACACCGAGGCTGAGGCCGCCGAGCTGCCGTGGCTCCTGTACCTGCAGGGTGGTCCGGGAGGCCGCGGCAACCGCTTCGCGTCGCTCGGGGGCTGGAGCAAGGCGGCCGCGAAGGATTTCCGTATCCTGATGCTGGACCAGCGCGGCACCGGCCTCTCCTCCCCCATTGACCGCAACACGCTGCCGCTGCGGGGAGACGCCCCCGCGCAGGCCAGCTACCTCAAGCACTTCCGGGCTGACTCGATCGTTGCCGACGCCGAACTCATCCGCCAGGCCCTCGGCGCGGAGCCATGGACCGTCTACGGGCAAAGCTACGGCGGCTTCTGCGCCCTGACCTACCTGTCATTCGCGCCCACCGGCCTGCGCGAAGTCCTGATCACCGGCGGGCTGGCCCCGTTGAAAGGTTCCCCGGACCGGGTCTACCGGGAGACATTCAGGCGCGTGGCTGCCCGCAACGCGGAGTACTTCGGCTGGTATCCCGAGGACCGCGAGGCCGTGAACCGCATCGTGGACCACCTCCGCAGCACCCCGGAGTACCTCCCGGACGGCTCCCCGCTGACGGTGGAGAGGTTCCAGATGGTGGGATCCTTCCTCGGCGGGAACACGCGGGTGGACAGCCTGCATAACCTGCTGGAGGACGCCTTTGTGGAGACGCCCTGCGGTGCGCGGCTCTCGGATCCGTTCCTGGAGCAGGTGCGCGCACACGTCTCGCGTGCATCAAACCCCCTGTATGCGCTGATGCACGAGTCCATCTACGCCCAAGGCGCGGCCACCGGCTGGGCGGCCTGGCGTGTCCTTGAGGAGTTCCCGGAATTCGGCCCGGACGCTGCCGAGGTACTCCTGACCGGCGAAATGGTCTACCCCTGGTACTTCGACCAGGATCCGGCCCTCCGCCCGCTGGGAGAAGTGGCGGAACTGCTGGCGGCCGAGACCGGCTGGAAGCCGCTGTACGACACGGCGCAGCTGGCCGCCAATATCGTCCCGGCCGCGGCTGCCGTCTACCGCGACGACATCTATGTGGACCACGGGCTCTCCATGGAGACCGCCGCCGCCGTCCGCAAACTGAAGACGTGGGAAACCGGGGAGTTCCACCACGACGGGATCGCCGACGACGGCGAAGCCATTTTCAGCCGCCTCCTCGGCATGGTGCGCTCGGTCCGGTAG
- a CDS encoding TerC family protein yields MELPVWFEVGSFVVLGIILLMDLLLVVRRPHEPSMKEAGLWVAFYVALALVFAGAMFAFTGPEYGGQFVAGWVTEYSLSIDNLFVFIIIMARFSVPRKYQQEVLMVGIIIALILRGIFIMLGAIVIEQFSWVFYIFGAFLLWTAWKQAQDEGEDEEDTENAIIAKLRKVIPMSEKFDGGKLRTTVDGKKVFTPMLIVFITIGMTDLLFAVDSIPAIFGLTQSAFIVFTANIFALMGLRQLYFLLGGLMNRLVYLKHALSIILAFIGVKLILHAMHVNELPFINGGHHIEWAPEIPTFVSLAVIIGTIIIAVIASLVSTGAQKAKLDARLEEDARKSMSDVD; encoded by the coding sequence GTGGAACTTCCCGTCTGGTTCGAGGTCGGCTCATTCGTCGTCCTCGGCATCATCCTCCTTATGGACCTGCTTCTGGTGGTGCGCCGCCCGCACGAGCCCTCCATGAAGGAAGCCGGCCTCTGGGTGGCCTTTTATGTGGCGCTGGCCCTGGTGTTTGCCGGTGCCATGTTCGCGTTTACGGGACCCGAGTACGGTGGCCAGTTCGTGGCCGGCTGGGTGACAGAGTACAGCCTTAGCATCGACAACCTGTTCGTTTTCATCATCATCATGGCGCGCTTCTCGGTGCCCCGTAAGTACCAGCAGGAAGTGCTGATGGTGGGCATCATCATCGCGCTGATCCTGCGCGGCATCTTCATCATGCTCGGCGCCATCGTCATTGAACAGTTCAGCTGGGTCTTCTACATCTTCGGTGCGTTCCTCCTCTGGACCGCGTGGAAGCAGGCGCAGGACGAAGGCGAAGACGAAGAGGACACGGAGAACGCCATCATCGCCAAGCTCCGCAAGGTGATCCCGATGTCCGAGAAGTTCGACGGCGGCAAGCTGCGCACCACGGTGGACGGCAAGAAGGTCTTCACCCCGATGCTCATCGTCTTCATCACCATCGGCATGACCGACCTGCTGTTCGCCGTCGACTCCATCCCCGCCATCTTCGGCCTGACGCAAAGCGCCTTCATTGTCTTCACGGCGAACATCTTCGCCCTGATGGGCCTGCGGCAGCTGTACTTCCTGCTCGGCGGCCTGATGAACCGCCTCGTCTACCTGAAGCACGCACTGTCCATCATCCTGGCCTTCATCGGCGTGAAGCTGATCCTGCACGCCATGCACGTCAACGAACTGCCGTTCATCAACGGCGGGCACCACATTGAATGGGCCCCGGAGATCCCCACCTTCGTGTCCCTCGCCGTTATCATCGGCACCATCATCATTGCCGTGATCGCCAGCCTCGTCAGCACCGGCGCGCAGAAGGCCAAGCTGGACGCCCGCCTCGAGGAGGACGCGCGGAAGAGCATGAGCGACGTCGACTAG
- the uvrB gene encoding excinuclease ABC subunit UvrB, with amino-acid sequence MSLAQEINRVVAPFEVISEFKPAGDQPTAIAELTERIKNGEKDVVLLGATGTGKSATTAWLVEQVQRPTLVMVQNKTLAAQLANEFRELLPNNAVEYFVSYYDYYQPEAYVPQTDTFIEKDSSINEEVERLRHSATNALLTRRDVIVVATVSCIYGLGTPEEYIAGMVTLRQGQQMNRDDLLRRFVAMQYVRNDMDFHRGTFRVRGDTVEIIPMYEELALRIEFFGDEVENIYTLHPVTGDVLREETEMYVFPASHYVAGPERMSRAITAIEDELAERLSVLEGQNKLVEAQRLKMRTTYDLEMMQQMGFCNGIENYSRHIDGRAGGSAPHCLLDYFPDDFLLVIDESHVTVPQIGAMYEGDMSRKRTLVDHGFRLPSAMDNRPLKWDEFLERVGQTVYLSATPGKYELGKADGYVQQIIRPTGLVDPEVIVKPTKGQIDDLLGEIRTRVERDERVLVTTLTKRMAEDLTDYLVGHGVKVEYLHSDVDTLRRVELLRELRLGTFDVLVGINLLREGLDLPEVSLVSILDADKEGFLRSSTSLIQTIGRAARNVSGQVHMYADKITDSMAQAIEETNRRRAIQVAFNTENGVDPQPLRKKIADITDQLAREDADTDALLGSFDYGKGKRGITSAAKPGAKSGKGAKKGAAIVRADGLAAAPAEDLVGLIEQLTEQMHGAAAELQFEVAARIRDEVAELKKELRQMQSAGHA; translated from the coding sequence ATGAGTCTTGCGCAGGAGATCAACCGCGTCGTTGCCCCGTTCGAGGTCATCAGCGAATTCAAGCCGGCCGGTGACCAGCCGACGGCCATCGCCGAACTCACCGAACGCATCAAAAACGGAGAAAAGGACGTGGTCCTGCTCGGCGCCACCGGCACCGGCAAGAGCGCCACCACGGCCTGGCTGGTGGAACAGGTGCAGCGGCCCACGCTGGTGATGGTCCAGAACAAGACCCTCGCCGCGCAGCTGGCCAACGAGTTCCGCGAGCTGCTGCCCAACAACGCGGTGGAATACTTCGTCTCCTACTACGACTACTACCAGCCCGAAGCGTACGTCCCGCAGACGGACACCTTCATCGAGAAGGACTCCTCGATCAACGAGGAAGTGGAACGCCTCCGGCACTCCGCCACCAACGCCCTCCTGACCAGGCGCGACGTGATCGTGGTGGCCACCGTCTCCTGCATCTACGGCCTGGGCACGCCCGAGGAGTACATCGCCGGCATGGTCACCCTGCGCCAGGGCCAGCAGATGAACCGCGACGATCTCCTGCGGAGGTTCGTCGCCATGCAGTACGTCCGCAACGACATGGACTTCCACCGCGGAACGTTCCGGGTCCGCGGCGACACCGTGGAGATCATCCCCATGTACGAGGAACTTGCCCTCCGGATCGAGTTCTTTGGCGACGAGGTCGAAAATATCTACACGCTGCACCCGGTCACCGGGGACGTCCTCCGCGAGGAAACCGAGATGTACGTGTTCCCGGCGTCGCACTACGTTGCCGGGCCGGAGCGCATGTCCCGGGCCATCACCGCCATCGAGGACGAGCTCGCTGAACGGCTCAGCGTCCTCGAGGGGCAGAACAAGCTCGTGGAGGCCCAGCGGCTGAAGATGCGGACCACGTACGACCTCGAAATGATGCAGCAGATGGGCTTCTGCAACGGCATCGAGAACTACTCCCGGCACATCGACGGGCGCGCCGGGGGCAGCGCGCCGCACTGCCTCCTTGACTACTTCCCGGACGACTTCCTGCTGGTCATCGACGAATCCCACGTCACCGTGCCCCAGATCGGGGCGATGTACGAGGGCGACATGTCGCGCAAGCGCACGCTGGTGGACCACGGCTTCCGCCTGCCCTCCGCCATGGACAACCGGCCGCTCAAATGGGACGAGTTCCTGGAGCGCGTCGGCCAGACCGTGTACCTCTCGGCAACGCCGGGCAAGTACGAGCTCGGCAAGGCGGACGGCTACGTCCAGCAGATCATCCGCCCCACCGGCCTCGTCGATCCCGAGGTCATCGTCAAACCCACGAAGGGCCAGATCGACGACCTCCTGGGCGAGATCCGGACGCGGGTGGAAAGGGACGAGCGCGTCCTGGTGACCACCCTGACCAAGCGCATGGCCGAGGACCTCACGGATTACCTCGTAGGTCACGGCGTCAAGGTGGAGTACCTGCACTCGGACGTGGACACCCTGCGGCGCGTGGAACTGCTCCGCGAACTCCGGCTGGGCACCTTCGACGTGCTGGTGGGCATCAACCTCCTCCGCGAGGGCCTAGACCTGCCCGAGGTGTCGCTGGTGAGCATCCTCGATGCCGACAAGGAAGGCTTCCTGCGCTCCTCCACGTCGCTGATCCAGACCATCGGCCGTGCTGCCAGGAACGTCTCCGGGCAGGTGCACATGTACGCGGACAAGATCACTGACTCCATGGCGCAGGCCATCGAGGAAACCAACCGCCGCCGCGCCATCCAGGTGGCCTTCAACACCGAAAACGGCGTGGACCCGCAGCCGCTGCGCAAGAAGATCGCCGACATCACGGACCAGCTGGCCCGGGAGGACGCAGACACCGATGCGCTGTTGGGCAGCTTCGACTACGGCAAGGGCAAGCGCGGCATAACCTCGGCGGCCAAGCCCGGCGCGAAGTCCGGCAAGGGGGCCAAGAAGGGTGCGGCCATCGTACGCGCCGACGGTCTCGCTGCGGCGCCCGCCGAGGACCTGGTGGGCCTGATCGAACAGCTCACGGAGCAGATGCACGGCGCGGCCGCCGAACTGCAGTTCGAAGTGGCCGCCCGGATCCGTGACGAGGTTGCCGAGCTGAAGAAGGAACTGCGCCAGATGCAGTCGGCCGGGCACGCCTGA
- the coaE gene encoding dephospho-CoA kinase translates to MLKIGLTGGIASGKSLVATRLEELGAVLVDADAIAREVVEPGTPGLAAVVAAFGPEILDAAGRLDRPRLGAIVFQEPERRAELNGIIHPLVRERAAAVIAAAPADTVVVQDIPLLVETGQQKNFHLVLVVDAPEDVRLRRMTEHRGMTEADARSRIAAQASRQDRLAAADAVLTNSGTRAELLASVDRLWNERLLPFARNISQGTVAARSGAAVLAAPDSDWPRQASNLAERLKAAAPEDVLAVDHIGSTAVPGLEAKDVIDLQLSVADLATADRIAPLLGAAGFPRWPGILMDSPLPGRPDPAAWSKRLHGNADPARPVNLHVRVAGSPGWWFALCFRDWLRADPAARREYGAEKRRVAALHASDATTAGYAEGKEDWFREVAAPGAQRWAESSGWQPPSYVSTGVARTAQS, encoded by the coding sequence GTGCTGAAGATTGGGTTGACGGGCGGGATCGCCTCGGGGAAGTCACTGGTGGCAACACGCCTGGAGGAGCTGGGGGCCGTGCTCGTCGACGCCGACGCGATCGCCCGTGAAGTCGTGGAACCAGGCACTCCCGGCCTTGCCGCCGTCGTGGCCGCATTCGGCCCGGAGATTCTGGATGCTGCGGGGCGGCTCGACCGGCCGCGCCTCGGGGCGATCGTGTTCCAGGAGCCGGAACGGCGCGCGGAGCTCAATGGCATCATCCATCCGCTGGTGCGCGAACGCGCCGCGGCGGTGATTGCGGCTGCCCCGGCCGACACGGTGGTGGTGCAGGACATCCCCCTCCTGGTGGAAACCGGACAGCAGAAGAACTTCCACCTTGTGCTGGTGGTGGACGCTCCGGAGGATGTCCGGCTGCGGCGCATGACCGAGCACCGCGGCATGACCGAAGCGGATGCCCGTTCGCGGATCGCAGCCCAGGCATCGCGGCAGGACCGGCTCGCCGCAGCGGACGCGGTTCTTACCAACTCGGGCACCCGCGCGGAGCTGCTGGCCTCGGTGGACCGGCTGTGGAACGAACGGCTGCTGCCATTCGCGCGGAACATTAGCCAGGGCACGGTGGCGGCCCGCAGCGGTGCCGCCGTCCTGGCCGCCCCTGACTCCGACTGGCCGCGCCAGGCTTCCAACCTGGCTGAGCGGCTGAAGGCCGCCGCACCGGAGGACGTCCTGGCCGTGGACCACATCGGGTCAACGGCGGTTCCCGGCCTCGAAGCCAAGGACGTCATCGACCTGCAGCTCTCAGTGGCTGATCTTGCCACGGCAGACCGCATTGCGCCCCTGCTTGGTGCCGCGGGGTTTCCCCGCTGGCCGGGCATCCTCATGGACAGCCCGCTGCCCGGACGTCCCGACCCCGCCGCCTGGTCCAAGCGCCTGCACGGCAACGCCGATCCTGCACGTCCGGTGAACCTCCATGTCCGGGTGGCAGGCTCGCCGGGCTGGTGGTTTGCCCTGTGCTTCCGCGACTGGCTGCGCGCCGACCCTGCCGCCCGCAGGGAGTATGGCGCCGAGAAACGCCGCGTGGCCGCGCTGCATGCCTCCGACGCCACCACCGCCGGCTACGCGGAAGGTAAAGAGGACTGGTTCCGCGAGGTGGCCGCTCCCGGAGCGCAGCGGTGGGCCGAAAGCAGCGGCTGGCAGCCGCCGTCGTACGTTTCCACCGGTGTTGCCCGTACAGCCCAAAGCTGA
- a CDS encoding IMPACT family protein, protein MQQQESRSSAYTTLAAGDGFRHEIEIKRSRFIAVLRRADSEEDARALVSELRREFHDARHHCSAFVLGPDRDVQRSSDDGEPSGTAGIPMLEALLRRETAPGVTDLSDVSAVVVRYFGGILLGAGGLVRAYSDSVSTALELAPLVQRRRLRICAVRVPHAAAGRLENDLRSAGYAMAGTGYEAQSTVLRLALPDAPDDLAAAADRLAAMTAGSAALHPEGTEWIDIAR, encoded by the coding sequence GTGCAACAGCAAGAGAGCAGGTCATCCGCGTACACCACGCTGGCTGCCGGTGACGGCTTCCGTCACGAGATCGAGATTAAGCGGTCCCGGTTCATCGCCGTGCTGCGGCGGGCGGACAGCGAAGAGGATGCCCGTGCCCTGGTGTCCGAGCTCCGACGCGAGTTTCACGACGCCCGGCACCACTGCTCTGCGTTCGTGCTCGGGCCGGACCGGGACGTCCAGCGTTCCAGCGACGACGGCGAACCCTCTGGCACCGCCGGAATCCCGATGCTGGAGGCCCTCCTGCGGAGGGAGACCGCGCCCGGGGTGACAGACCTCAGCGACGTAAGTGCCGTCGTCGTACGTTATTTCGGCGGGATCCTGCTCGGTGCCGGCGGGCTGGTGCGCGCCTACTCCGATTCTGTCTCGACGGCTCTGGAACTGGCTCCGCTGGTGCAGCGCCGGCGGCTGCGCATCTGCGCCGTGCGAGTACCGCACGCCGCGGCCGGGCGCCTGGAAAATGACCTGCGCAGCGCAGGCTATGCGATGGCCGGGACCGGCTACGAGGCCCAGTCCACGGTCCTGCGGCTCGCCCTGCCGGATGCGCCGGATGACCTGGCTGCGGCAGCCGACCGGCTGGCCGCAATGACCGCCGGAAGCGCCGCCCTCCATCCCGAGGGCACGGAGTGGATCGACATCGCCCGCTGA
- a CDS encoding type 1 glutamine amidotransferase domain-containing protein, whose product MSEHNINGKRVAFLLTDGVEQVELTSPWDAVKNAGGEPVLVAPKSGKLQGFKGVEKGDTFDVDLVLKDANASDFHALVIPGGVVNADHLRVDKDAQAFARSFFEQHKPVAAICHGPWLLIDADVVKGRNLTSYHTLATDLRNAGANWSDQEVVVDQGFVTSRKPDDLPAFNDKVLEEIAEGEHAGQTA is encoded by the coding sequence ATGTCAGAGCACAACATCAACGGCAAGAGGGTCGCATTTCTGCTGACGGACGGCGTGGAGCAGGTGGAACTGACCAGCCCCTGGGACGCCGTCAAGAACGCCGGCGGTGAACCCGTCCTGGTGGCCCCGAAGAGCGGCAAGCTGCAAGGCTTTAAGGGCGTTGAGAAGGGCGACACCTTCGACGTGGACCTGGTCCTGAAGGACGCCAACGCCTCGGACTTCCATGCCCTGGTGATTCCGGGCGGCGTGGTGAACGCCGACCACCTTCGAGTCGACAAGGATGCGCAGGCGTTTGCGCGGAGCTTCTTCGAACAGCACAAGCCGGTGGCCGCCATCTGCCATGGCCCGTGGCTGCTCATTGACGCGGACGTCGTCAAGGGCCGGAACCTCACGTCGTACCACACGCTGGCCACGGACCTGCGGAACGCCGGCGCCAACTGGAGCGACCAGGAAGTGGTGGTGGACCAGGGCTTCGTGACCAGCCGGAAGCCCGACGACCTCCCCGCGTTTAACGACAAGGTGCTGGAGGAAATCGCCGAGGGCGAGCACGCCGGGCAGACTGCCTGA
- the rpsA gene encoding 30S ribosomal protein S1, giving the protein MTITSTEKPGTPQVAINDIGTAEDFLAAVDATIKYFNDGDLVEGTVVKVDRDEVLLDIGYKTEGVIPSRELSIKHDVDPGEVVSVGDQVEALVLTKEDKEGRLILSKKRAQYERAWGDIEKVKEEDGVVTGTVIEVVKGGLILDIGLRGFLPASLVEMRRVRDLAPYIGQQIEAKIIELDKNRNNVVLSRRAWLEQTQSEVRSTFLNKLEKGQVRPGVVSSIVNFGAFVDLGGVDGLVHVSELSWKHIDHPSEVVEVGQEVTVEVLEVDLDRERVSLSLKATQEDPWQTFARTHALGQVVPGKVTKLVPFGAFVRVEDGIEGLVHISELAVRHVELAEQVVSVGDELFVKVIDIDLERRRISLSLKQANEGVDADSTEFDPALYGMAAEYDEEGNYKYPEGFDPESNEWLEGYEAQRAAWEQQYADAQTRWEAHKKQVAQHAADDAAAATSGDSDSGATSYSSEPAATDSGAGTLASDEALAALREKLTGN; this is encoded by the coding sequence ATGACCATCACCTCCACCGAGAAGCCCGGTACCCCGCAGGTCGCCATTAACGACATCGGTACCGCTGAGGACTTCCTCGCAGCAGTCGACGCCACCATCAAGTACTTCAACGACGGGGACCTCGTCGAAGGTACCGTCGTCAAGGTCGACCGCGACGAAGTTCTGCTCGACATCGGTTACAAGACCGAAGGTGTCATCCCCTCCCGCGAGCTTTCCATCAAGCACGACGTTGATCCCGGAGAAGTTGTCTCCGTCGGCGATCAGGTCGAGGCCCTGGTGCTCACCAAGGAAGACAAAGAAGGCCGCCTGATCCTCTCCAAGAAGCGTGCTCAGTACGAGCGCGCCTGGGGCGACATCGAGAAGGTCAAGGAAGAAGACGGTGTTGTTACCGGTACCGTCATCGAGGTTGTCAAGGGTGGTCTTATCCTCGACATCGGTCTGCGCGGCTTCCTGCCCGCATCCCTCGTCGAGATGCGCCGCGTGCGCGACCTGGCTCCGTACATCGGTCAGCAGATCGAAGCCAAGATCATCGAACTGGACAAGAACCGCAACAACGTTGTGCTGTCCCGCCGTGCCTGGCTCGAGCAGACCCAGTCCGAGGTCCGCTCCACCTTCCTCAACAAGCTGGAAAAGGGCCAGGTCCGTCCCGGCGTCGTTTCCTCCATCGTCAACTTCGGTGCCTTCGTGGACCTGGGCGGCGTAGACGGCCTGGTTCACGTTTCCGAGCTGTCCTGGAAGCACATCGACCACCCGTCCGAGGTTGTCGAGGTTGGTCAGGAAGTCACCGTCGAGGTCCTCGAAGTGGATCTGGACCGCGAGCGTGTCTCCCTGTCCCTCAAGGCTACGCAGGAGGACCCGTGGCAGACCTTCGCCCGCACCCACGCCCTCGGCCAGGTTGTTCCGGGTAAGGTCACCAAGCTCGTTCCGTTCGGTGCGTTCGTCCGCGTCGAAGACGGCATCGAAGGCCTCGTTCACATCTCCGAACTGGCCGTCCGCCACGTTGAGCTGGCTGAGCAGGTTGTCTCTGTTGGCGACGAACTGTTCGTCAAGGTCATCGACATCGACCTCGAGCGCCGCCGCATCTCCCTCTCCCTCAAGCAGGCTAACGAGGGCGTTGACGCCGACAGCACCGAATTCGATCCCGCTCTGTACGGCATGGCCGCTGAGTACGACGAAGAGGGCAACTACAAGTACCCCGAGGGCTTCGACCCCGAGTCCAACGAATGGCTCGAGGGCTACGAGGCACAGCGCGCCGCCTGGGAGCAGCAGTACGCTGACGCCCAGACCCGCTGGGAAGCACACAAGAAGCAGGTTGCCCAGCACGCTGCCGACGACGCTGCAGCTGCAACGTCCGGCGACAGCGACTCCGGCGCCACCAGCTACTCCTCCGAGCCGGCTGCCACCGACTCCGGTGCAGGCACGCTTGCTTCGGACGAGGCTCTTGCCGCCCTGCGCGAGAAGCTGACCGGCAACTAA
- a CDS encoding GNAT family N-acetyltransferase — MPDRYETRRFRTAANGSPDTDLARTWVKAVGFGFHDSNRNDTFVDKVLAMYRTDNRELTGVYQAAPVAPHSLGPDVPVATFATLRKDLNIGYGRQLEAQLVTSVTVRGTHRRQGLLRRMMTEDLGAAKAAGLALAALNASEGSIYGRFGFGVATFERSIKVDTGPRFRIRHAPTGTVEMADRKGLLDLAPGIFDQVHRLTPGSIVRQEAYRHTVSGAFSRDGKEDEAIRCALHYDASGRVDGYASYKFAGWDARPYTIELVDLVAATGPAYLELWQFLGAIDLSERVSWESAPVDDPLAWALEDPRCIESADQRDMLWLRILDTGRALAARRFSADGTLVLDVADSLEFAGGTYVLNVRGGDARVTEAPPGTMPDLSLDVAELGSIYLGAVCPVTLAAAGRITEHTPGAALTARRMFAVERPPHCLTHF, encoded by the coding sequence ATGCCCGACCGGTACGAGACCAGGCGCTTCCGCACGGCTGCCAACGGTTCCCCCGACACCGACCTGGCCCGCACCTGGGTCAAGGCGGTGGGCTTCGGCTTCCACGACAGCAACCGGAACGACACGTTCGTGGACAAGGTCCTGGCCATGTACCGGACAGACAACAGGGAACTTACCGGGGTCTACCAGGCGGCACCGGTGGCTCCCCACTCCCTGGGGCCGGACGTGCCGGTGGCCACCTTCGCCACGCTCCGCAAGGACCTGAACATCGGGTACGGGCGGCAGCTGGAAGCGCAGCTCGTCACCTCGGTGACGGTCCGCGGAACGCACCGGCGGCAGGGGCTCCTTCGCCGGATGATGACCGAAGACCTGGGCGCCGCCAAGGCCGCCGGCCTCGCGCTGGCCGCCCTCAACGCCTCTGAAGGTTCCATCTACGGGCGCTTCGGCTTCGGTGTTGCCACGTTCGAGCGGAGCATCAAGGTGGACACCGGGCCGAGGTTCAGGATCCGCCACGCGCCCACCGGCACCGTGGAAATGGCCGACCGCAAGGGGCTCCTTGACCTGGCGCCCGGCATCTTCGACCAGGTCCACCGGCTTACCCCGGGATCCATCGTGCGGCAGGAGGCCTACCGGCACACCGTGTCAGGGGCCTTCAGCCGTGACGGTAAGGAGGATGAAGCCATCAGGTGCGCCCTGCACTACGACGCATCCGGCCGGGTGGACGGGTACGCCTCCTACAAGTTCGCCGGCTGGGACGCCAGGCCGTACACCATCGAACTCGTCGATCTCGTGGCGGCCACGGGCCCGGCATACCTGGAGCTGTGGCAGTTCCTGGGTGCCATCGACCTCTCCGAGCGCGTGAGCTGGGAGTCGGCTCCGGTGGATGACCCCCTGGCGTGGGCGCTCGAGGATCCCCGGTGCATTGAGTCGGCAGACCAGCGGGACATGCTCTGGCTGCGGATCCTGGACACCGGCCGGGCCCTGGCCGCGCGGCGTTTCTCCGCCGACGGCACTCTGGTGCTGGACGTGGCTGACAGCCTGGAGTTCGCGGGCGGCACGTACGTCCTGAACGTCAGGGGGGGAGATGCCCGGGTCACGGAGGCGCCGCCGGGCACCATGCCTGACCTGTCGCTGGACGTTGCCGAACTCGGATCCATCTACCTGGGCGCCGTCTGCCCCGTCACGCTGGCAGCGGCCGGCCGGATCACCGAGCACACTCCCGGGGCCGCGCTGACGGCGCGCCGGATGTTCGCCGTCGAACGCCCGCCGCACTGCCTGACGCATTTCTAG